A window of the Proteus terrae subsp. cibarius genome harbors these coding sequences:
- the btsR gene encoding two-component system response regulator BtsR yields MNILIVDDEPLARENLRCLLEVEKDIHIVGECSNAIEAIGEIHRKKPDVVFLDIQMPRITGLEMVTMLDPEHRPYIVFLTAFEEYAIQAFEEHAFDYLLKPLEQERLTKTLNRLRQGNKQNIDLLTPPEERLKCIPCTGHSRIWLMPIDEAVFATSRLSGVYVTNNQGQEGFTELTLRTLETRTQLVRCHRQYLVNMDYVNEIIFGDNGQAELILHNNSQIPVSRRYLKPLKEAIGLS; encoded by the coding sequence ATGAATATATTAATTGTTGATGATGAGCCATTAGCTCGTGAAAACTTACGTTGTTTACTTGAAGTAGAAAAAGATATTCATATTGTTGGTGAATGCAGTAATGCGATTGAAGCTATAGGCGAGATACATCGTAAAAAACCTGATGTTGTTTTTCTTGATATCCAAATGCCTCGGATTACAGGGCTTGAAATGGTCACTATGCTTGATCCTGAACATCGCCCTTATATTGTTTTTTTAACCGCGTTTGAAGAGTATGCGATTCAAGCTTTTGAAGAACACGCTTTTGATTATTTACTTAAGCCATTAGAGCAAGAGCGTTTAACAAAAACATTAAACCGCTTACGCCAAGGTAATAAGCAAAATATCGATCTCTTAACACCACCTGAAGAGCGTTTAAAGTGCATTCCATGTACAGGGCATAGCCGTATTTGGTTAATGCCAATTGATGAGGCTGTATTCGCAACATCAAGGCTCAGTGGTGTCTATGTAACAAATAATCAAGGCCAAGAAGGCTTTACAGAATTGACATTACGGACTTTAGAAACACGAACACAATTAGTACGTTGCCATCGTCAATATTTAGTGAACATGGATTATGTTAATGAGATTATTTTTGGTGATAATGGACAAGCTGAACTGATATTACATAATAACAGCCAAATTCCTGTTAGCCGCCGATATCTTAAACCGTTAAAAGAAGCGATTGGTTTAAGTTAA
- a CDS encoding sensor histidine kinase — MYEFDLILLLLQQMCVYLIIAWFLSKTPLFTPLLQVTIKLPHKLMCYVIFSIFCIMGTYFGLHINDSIANTRAIGSVLGGLLGGPYVGFLVGFTGGLHRYSLGGMTAFSCMVSTIAEGLIGGLVHRYYVKRGQMHRIFNPWTAASVTFFAEIIQMSIILLLARPFNEALALVKDIAAPMIVANTIGAAMFIRILQDRRAIFEKYTSAFSAQALKIAVCTEGILRKGFNQDNSTRVAKVIYQELRVSAVAITDREKLLAFIGIGADHHLPGTPISSDQSKQAINNNEVVYADGNETPYRCTLSPHCKLGSTLVIPLRGENNQVIGTIKLYEAKNRLFSSINRTLGEGIASLLSAQILAGQYERNKQSLLESEIKLLHAQVNPHFLFNALNTLQAVIRRDSEQAKQLVQFLSAFFRKNLKRPEAVVTLSDEIEHVNAYLQIEKARFQERLQIDIQIPENLANARLPAFSLQPMVENAIKHGTSQLLDTGKITIRAHQEHHLIIVEICDNAGLYRPQCPSHELGLGMRLVDKRLKLRYGELYGVLVECQPDEYTKVKICLPLEKSTDNAT, encoded by the coding sequence ATGTATGAATTTGATCTTATTTTGCTGTTATTACAGCAAATGTGCGTTTATTTAATTATTGCTTGGTTTTTAAGCAAAACACCGCTATTTACGCCACTTTTACAGGTCACAATAAAACTTCCCCATAAGTTGATGTGCTATGTCATATTCTCCATTTTCTGCATTATGGGTACCTATTTTGGGCTACATATTAATGATTCTATTGCTAATACCCGAGCTATTGGATCCGTATTAGGCGGATTATTAGGTGGCCCTTATGTCGGTTTTCTTGTTGGCTTTACGGGAGGCTTACACCGTTATTCTCTTGGTGGGATGACCGCATTCAGCTGTATGGTTTCAACTATTGCAGAAGGATTAATTGGCGGATTAGTTCACCGTTATTATGTCAAACGCGGACAAATGCACCGCATATTTAATCCTTGGACTGCTGCATCTGTGACTTTCTTTGCCGAAATCATACAAATGAGCATTATCTTATTATTAGCACGACCATTTAATGAAGCACTTGCCTTAGTTAAAGATATTGCAGCACCAATGATTGTCGCAAACACCATTGGTGCTGCGATGTTTATTCGAATATTACAAGATAGACGCGCTATATTTGAAAAATATACCAGTGCATTCTCAGCACAAGCATTAAAAATCGCTGTCTGTACAGAAGGTATTTTACGTAAAGGGTTTAATCAAGATAATAGTACCCGTGTAGCAAAAGTGATTTATCAGGAATTAAGAGTCAGTGCGGTTGCCATTACAGATAGAGAAAAGCTACTCGCCTTTATTGGCATCGGCGCTGATCACCATTTACCGGGTACACCTATTTCATCGGATCAATCTAAACAAGCCATTAATAATAATGAAGTTGTTTATGCTGATGGTAATGAAACGCCCTATCGTTGCACTCTTTCCCCTCATTGCAAACTAGGTTCAACTTTAGTTATTCCGTTAAGAGGTGAAAATAATCAAGTTATTGGCACAATAAAACTTTATGAGGCTAAAAATCGCCTATTTAGTTCTATTAATCGTACCTTAGGTGAAGGCATAGCAAGTCTATTATCTGCACAAATTCTAGCTGGGCAATATGAGCGAAATAAGCAATCGCTTTTAGAATCAGAAATTAAACTCTTACATGCTCAGGTTAATCCTCACTTTCTTTTTAATGCGCTAAATACATTACAAGCAGTTATTCGCCGTGATAGCGAGCAAGCAAAGCAACTCGTGCAATTTCTCTCTGCTTTCTTTCGTAAAAATTTAAAAAGACCAGAAGCAGTTGTGACATTAAGTGATGAAATCGAACATGTAAACGCCTATCTACAAATCGAGAAAGCGCGTTTTCAGGAACGTTTGCAAATTGATATTCAAATCCCTGAAAACTTAGCAAATGCACGTTTACCCGCTTTCTCGCTTCAGCCAATGGTAGAAAATGCAATTAAACATGGAACATCACAGTTATTAGACACAGGAAAGATTACAATTAGGGCGCATCAAGAGCATCATTTGATCATTGTTGAAATTTGCGATAATGCTGGGCTCTATCGACCTCAATGTCCATCACATGAATTAGGACTGGGAATGAGGCTGGTGGATAAACGATTAAAATTACGCTATGGCGAGCTTTATGGTGTTTTAGTTGAATGCCAACCTGATGAATACACAAAAGTGAAAATTTGCTTACCTCTAGAAAAAAGTACGGATAACGCTACCTAA
- a CDS encoding HlyD family secretion protein, with protein sequence MKKRAIYLILLMLILIALAVLFRAHNQYLLLQGEVDAPEVIVASKAKGRVIERHIERGDDVKKGQLMITLESPELNAQVAALEAAKAQAQAQLDLSLHGTREESIRNLEAVLSQAKVEAANAARDYQRISAVANQGYVSATELDNARRSRDVASQRVRGAQAELDEAKNGDRIELRHKYTAAVQQAEQQLIELKIQQNDLQVKAPVDGEVGPIPAEIGELFNANSPLATLIRIPDAYFVYNLREDILADIRKGDRITITVPALGNKEVEAEIRYIAPMGDYATKRATRATGDFDLKTFEIRLYPVTPIEGLRPGMSALWRWDK encoded by the coding sequence ATGAAAAAAAGAGCCATTTATCTTATTTTATTAATGCTAATACTAATTGCATTAGCCGTACTTTTCCGCGCGCATAATCAATATTTATTATTGCAAGGAGAAGTTGATGCTCCAGAAGTGATTGTTGCCTCTAAAGCCAAAGGCCGAGTTATTGAACGCCATATAGAGCGAGGTGATGATGTCAAAAAAGGGCAATTAATGATCACATTAGAAAGCCCTGAACTCAATGCGCAAGTTGCTGCACTTGAAGCCGCCAAAGCACAAGCTCAAGCTCAATTAGATTTGTCATTACATGGCACAAGAGAAGAGAGCATTCGGAATCTAGAAGCGGTTTTATCTCAAGCTAAAGTAGAAGCTGCAAATGCGGCAAGAGATTATCAGCGTATCAGTGCGGTAGCTAATCAAGGTTATGTATCAGCAACAGAGTTGGATAATGCGCGCCGTAGCCGTGATGTTGCATCACAACGTGTCAGAGGTGCTCAAGCCGAATTGGATGAAGCCAAAAATGGCGATCGCATAGAATTACGCCATAAATATACCGCAGCAGTGCAACAGGCTGAACAACAACTTATTGAGTTGAAGATCCAACAAAACGATCTACAAGTTAAAGCTCCTGTAGATGGAGAAGTGGGACCGATTCCTGCGGAGATAGGTGAACTCTTTAATGCCAATAGTCCACTCGCTACCCTTATTCGTATTCCTGATGCTTATTTTGTTTATAACCTTCGTGAAGACATCTTAGCGGATATTCGTAAAGGTGATCGTATTACTATTACGGTTCCTGCATTAGGTAATAAAGAGGTAGAAGCTGAAATTCGCTATATCGCTCCAATGGGTGACTACGCAACAAAAAGAGCGACAAGAGCAACGGGTGATTTCGATTTAAAAACGTTTGAGATCCGACTGTATCCTGTGACGCCAATTGAAGGGCTTCGCCCCGGTATGAGTGCATTATGGCGTTGGGATAAATAA
- a CDS encoding ABC transporter permease: MRVKAAWRGFSSAFSRETHMAVRSPVFHWLSWLFPLMLFTLISANFSEGTLLNLPVSVINNDNSPLSRTLIRDLNAGSHAQLNTLDGNPRTAMERLGSAKDYAILTIPRHFESKVLAGKQPTTRMYYNGLYYAAGSYAIQDFSGLIAELNAQYRTVLAQEMNKPVPPLAKVTLSYDSLFNASGSYIYYQQFAATIHMLQLFVVTCTIYSLSRGNMLLNIKPFTFALIGKLSPYTLFFLTLLIVELAALVHFSGAKVNGNPLYMVLVGFFYIIAAQSVGLLLFAFTNSAITAYSMIGMLVSIALAFSGMAVPELSMILPAQIISNLEPLTHALNAMFDIFLREVSLQGILYVCSLLLIYPFAIAFLVRKRIFKRLELQVGVA; the protein is encoded by the coding sequence ATGAGAGTAAAGGCAGCTTGGCGTGGCTTTAGTAGCGCATTTTCACGAGAAACTCATATGGCAGTTCGTAGCCCCGTTTTTCACTGGCTAAGCTGGCTATTTCCATTGATGTTGTTCACGTTAATTAGTGCTAACTTTTCTGAAGGTACACTGCTGAATTTACCCGTTTCGGTGATTAATAACGATAATAGCCCGTTATCAAGAACACTGATCAGAGACTTAAATGCAGGCTCTCATGCGCAATTAAATACGTTAGATGGTAATCCTCGAACAGCAATGGAACGGCTTGGTAGTGCAAAAGATTATGCGATACTCACTATTCCTCGACACTTTGAAAGCAAGGTATTAGCAGGAAAGCAACCTACCACACGTATGTATTACAACGGGTTGTATTATGCAGCAGGGAGTTATGCAATACAGGATTTTAGTGGATTAATTGCAGAGCTTAATGCGCAATACCGTACTGTTTTAGCTCAAGAGATGAATAAACCTGTTCCTCCATTGGCAAAAGTGACGCTCTCTTATGACAGCTTGTTTAATGCCAGTGGCAGCTATATTTATTATCAGCAATTTGCAGCTACTATTCATATGCTCCAATTATTTGTCGTGACTTGTACGATTTATTCGTTATCACGCGGTAATATGCTATTGAATATTAAGCCTTTCACATTTGCCCTTATTGGTAAACTCAGCCCTTACACCTTGTTTTTCTTAACCTTGTTAATTGTTGAATTGGCGGCATTAGTACATTTTTCGGGGGCGAAGGTGAACGGTAATCCGCTATATATGGTGTTGGTGGGGTTCTTCTATATTATTGCAGCTCAAAGTGTGGGGTTACTGCTCTTTGCATTTACCAATAGTGCAATAACAGCATACAGTATGATAGGTATGTTGGTGAGTATTGCATTGGCATTTTCAGGTATGGCTGTACCTGAGCTTTCGATGATCTTACCTGCACAGATTATTTCTAATTTAGAGCCATTAACTCACGCCTTAAATGCCATGTTTGATATCTTTTTAAGAGAAGTATCACTCCAAGGTATTTTATATGTTTGTTCGCTCTTGCTGATTTATCCTTTTGCTATCGCCTTCTTAGTTCGTAAACGCATTTTTAAACGATTGGAATTACAGGTAGGTGTTGCATGA
- a CDS encoding ABC transporter permease, whose translation MQMYFQTFKRVLLGMLEKPMWMLLIVSLCIMSLVYAKPVLWDLPVAVINQDHSPASYSLIRALNSTPKLSINNYDNLDEARHDMIMRELFAIIIIPTDFEKKLLNGKDVTVPVFGDATNRLASGQIQQELMLAYQQLLDSYNGRILQNAGFSVEQSKILLKPIQGETIAMYNPGVSFAAIIFPGLLVMLLQHSLLIACVRVSIAVRSTPKGKPPLAVYLGALSALIPIWLFLSAVFFALWPWVLGYRQEAPLYQVWMLTFPFLLAVLGLGKLITECLRSVEMIYLTLAFVTTPVFYISGTIWPLQAMPNWVFAISSALPSTWAVNAMAGINQMGLSFQSILGDIVMMLVLGVIYTVLGVLVGMLRNGELRHITHQFKHWLHHRGEPK comes from the coding sequence ATGCAGATGTATTTCCAAACTTTTAAGCGCGTTCTACTGGGTATGTTAGAAAAACCGATGTGGATGCTACTTATCGTTTCCCTATGTATTATGAGTTTGGTGTATGCCAAACCAGTTCTATGGGATTTACCTGTGGCAGTGATTAATCAAGATCATAGCCCTGCAAGTTATTCACTTATTCGGGCATTAAACTCGACACCTAAATTAAGTATTAATAACTACGATAATTTAGATGAAGCTCGTCACGATATGATTATGCGTGAACTCTTTGCCATCATTATCATCCCAACTGATTTTGAGAAGAAATTATTGAATGGTAAAGATGTCACTGTTCCGGTCTTTGGTGATGCTACAAACCGCCTTGCCAGTGGGCAAATTCAGCAAGAATTGATGTTGGCTTATCAACAGTTATTAGATTCTTATAATGGGCGCATTTTACAGAATGCGGGTTTTAGTGTTGAACAATCTAAGATTTTATTAAAGCCTATTCAGGGTGAAACCATAGCGATGTATAACCCTGGTGTCAGTTTTGCTGCAATTATTTTCCCGGGCTTATTAGTCATGTTATTACAACACTCGCTCTTAATTGCTTGTGTCCGTGTCAGTATTGCTGTGAGAAGTACGCCAAAAGGAAAGCCACCATTAGCGGTTTATTTAGGGGCGTTATCTGCACTTATTCCTATTTGGTTATTTTTATCTGCCGTATTCTTTGCATTATGGCCTTGGGTATTAGGCTATCGCCAAGAAGCTCCCCTTTACCAAGTATGGATGCTCACTTTCCCATTCCTATTGGCTGTATTAGGTCTTGGCAAGTTAATTACAGAGTGCTTACGCAGTGTTGAGATGATTTATCTGACATTGGCATTTGTGACAACACCAGTATTCTATATTTCGGGCACGATTTGGCCATTACAAGCGATGCCAAACTGGGTATTTGCAATCTCATCCGCACTACCTTCTACATGGGCAGTAAACGCCATGGCAGGTATAAATCAAATGGGATTATCATTCCAAAGCATATTGGGCGATATTGTGATGATGCTGGTTTTAGGCGTGATTTACACCGTGTTAGGCGTACTGGTGGGTATGTTACGTAATGGTGAGTTAAGACATATTACGCACCAATTTAAACATTGGTTACATCATCGCGGTGAGCCAAAATAA
- a CDS encoding U32 family peptidase, whose protein sequence is MKYALGSVLYYWQKEALEAFYEKAKHSDADIIYLGETVCSKRRETKPQDWINLAKEVAKSGKQVVLSTLALLQAPSELKEIAKLVDNGEFLVEAHDFGVINMLYERHLPFVAGHGLNCYNAYALRLLHKQGMMRWCMPVELSREWLSNLLTQCETLGIRDKFEVEVLAYGHLPLAYSARCFTARSENRSKDDCETCCQKYPQGREVLSQENQQVFVLNGIQTQSGYCYNLGNDQTSMAGLVDIIRLSPESDAIFDTLQQFRQNEQGQQPLTTVHHHDCNGYWRKLAGLELVE, encoded by the coding sequence ATGAAATATGCATTAGGCTCTGTACTTTATTATTGGCAAAAAGAAGCACTTGAAGCCTTCTATGAAAAAGCAAAACATAGTGATGCTGATATTATTTATCTAGGTGAAACAGTTTGTAGTAAACGCCGAGAAACCAAACCTCAAGATTGGATCAATCTCGCCAAAGAAGTCGCTAAAAGCGGTAAGCAAGTGGTTCTTTCTACCTTGGCGTTATTACAAGCACCCTCTGAATTAAAAGAAATTGCTAAGTTAGTTGATAATGGTGAGTTTTTAGTTGAAGCACATGATTTTGGTGTGATCAATATGCTTTACGAGCGCCATCTTCCTTTTGTGGCCGGCCACGGACTTAACTGCTATAACGCTTATGCACTGCGTTTGTTACATAAACAAGGAATGATGCGTTGGTGTATGCCTGTTGAGCTTTCTCGCGAATGGTTAAGCAACCTTCTAACCCAATGTGAAACATTAGGTATTAGAGATAAGTTTGAGGTTGAAGTTCTGGCTTATGGGCATCTTCCTTTAGCTTATTCAGCGCGCTGTTTTACAGCTCGTTCTGAAAATCGCTCTAAAGATGATTGTGAGACCTGCTGCCAAAAATACCCTCAAGGCCGTGAAGTACTCTCACAAGAAAATCAGCAAGTATTTGTTCTTAATGGTATTCAAACACAAAGTGGCTATTGTTATAACTTGGGTAATGATCAAACATCAATGGCAGGTTTAGTGGATATTATCCGCTTATCTCCTGAATCTGACGCTATTTTTGATACCTTGCAACAATTTCGCCAAAATGAACAAGGCCAACAACCACTGACCACAGTTCATCACCATGACTGTAATGGCTATTGGCGTAAGTTAGCCGGGTTGGAGTTAGTGGAATAA
- the ubiU gene encoding ubiquinone anaerobic biosynthesis protein UbiU, translating to MELLCPAGNLPALKAAIDNGADAVYIGLKDDTNARHFAGLNFTEKKLQEAVNYVHRHQRKLHIAINTFAHPDGFERWQKAVDMAASLGADALILADIAMLEYATERYPHIERHVSVQASATNTQAIEFYQRNFDVARIVLPRVLSIHQVKQLAQTSPVPLEVFAFGSLCIMAEGRCYLSSYLTGESPNTVGACSPARFVRWQQTPQGMESRLNDVLIDRYSPNENAGYPTLCKGRYFVDDHCYHALEEPTSLNTLSLLPELMAMNIASVKIEGRQRSPAYVTEVARVWRAAIDQCKKDPQGFSTNPRWMNALGKISEGTQTTLGAYHRKWQ from the coding sequence ATGGAATTGCTGTGCCCAGCGGGTAATTTACCAGCCTTAAAAGCGGCCATAGATAATGGTGCGGATGCCGTTTATATCGGTTTAAAAGATGATACTAATGCAAGACATTTTGCGGGTTTGAATTTCACAGAAAAGAAGTTACAAGAAGCGGTTAATTATGTTCACCGCCACCAGCGAAAATTGCATATTGCAATAAACACTTTTGCTCACCCTGATGGATTTGAACGCTGGCAAAAAGCTGTTGATATGGCAGCATCTTTAGGTGCTGATGCGCTTATTTTGGCGGATATCGCCATGTTAGAGTACGCCACAGAGCGTTATCCTCATATTGAGCGCCATGTTTCAGTGCAAGCTTCTGCAACCAATACACAAGCGATTGAATTTTATCAACGTAACTTTGATGTGGCTCGTATTGTTCTTCCTCGAGTTTTATCTATTCATCAAGTAAAACAATTAGCACAAACTAGTCCAGTACCTTTAGAAGTTTTTGCTTTTGGTAGTTTATGTATTATGGCTGAAGGTCGATGCTATCTCTCTTCTTATTTAACTGGTGAATCCCCTAATACCGTGGGTGCTTGCTCCCCTGCCCGTTTTGTACGTTGGCAACAGACACCGCAAGGCATGGAGTCTCGCCTTAATGACGTACTTATCGACCGCTATTCACCTAATGAGAATGCAGGTTATCCAACATTGTGCAAAGGACGCTATTTTGTTGATGATCACTGTTATCACGCATTAGAAGAGCCTACGAGCCTCAATACTCTTTCATTATTACCAGAGTTAATGGCGATGAATATCGCATCCGTCAAAATTGAAGGTCGTCAACGTAGTCCAGCTTATGTTACTGAAGTTGCAAGGGTTTGGCGTGCAGCTATCGATCAATGCAAAAAAGATCCTCAAGGCTTTAGTACTAACCCTCGTTGGATGAATGCATTAGGAAAAATTTCAGAAGGGACACAAACAACATTGGGTGCTTATCACCGTAAATGGCAATAA
- the ubiT gene encoding ubiquinone anaerobic biosynthesis accessory factor UbiT — translation MFNKIRTHLVKEGPRFLRYPLQVTPFALQRDILEQFLSWQFRESLAEGDLHFLEDKWLKVEIRDLHLQWFISVRDDKLVVSRLEKEDVSFSGNANDLILIAARKEDPDTLFFQRRLQIEGDTELGLYVKNLMDAIELDSMPSVLRFGLLQLAEFVKSGLQEEKEDTLHSHELSSTSC, via the coding sequence GTGTTTAACAAAATTCGTACCCATTTGGTTAAAGAAGGGCCTCGTTTTTTACGTTACCCTTTACAAGTTACCCCATTTGCTCTGCAGCGCGACATCTTAGAACAGTTTTTAAGTTGGCAGTTTCGTGAGTCGTTAGCTGAAGGTGATTTACACTTTTTAGAAGATAAATGGCTAAAAGTTGAGATAAGAGACTTACATTTACAGTGGTTTATCAGTGTTCGTGATGATAAATTAGTGGTTAGTCGCTTAGAAAAAGAAGATGTCAGCTTTAGTGGAAATGCTAATGATCTTATTTTAATTGCTGCTCGCAAAGAAGATCCTGACACCTTATTTTTCCAACGTCGTCTACAAATTGAGGGTGATACAGAACTCGGGTTATATGTTAAGAACCTGATGGATGCAATTGAATTAGACTCAATGCCATCTGTGTTGCGTTTTGGTTTATTACAACTGGCTGAGTTTGTAAAAAGTGGGCTTCAAGAAGAAAAAGAAGACACTCTGCACAGCCATGAACTGAGCTCAACTTCATGCTAA
- a CDS encoding GNAT family N-acetyltransferase: MLIRVEIPVDIPAIDNLLRQAFPTGSEADLVGHLREEGLLTLGMVAISDEGQLIGYIGFTPVDIDGKDCQWVGLAPLAVAPDFQNQGIGRQLINEGLDSLNEFGYGAVVVLGEPEYYQKSGFIPAKSQGLHCKWPDTEEAFQLYALENGNVDDIHGLVNYSPLFDQFS, from the coding sequence ATGCTAATACGTGTTGAAATTCCCGTTGATATTCCTGCAATTGATAACCTTTTACGCCAAGCGTTTCCGACAGGTAGTGAAGCTGATTTAGTCGGACATTTACGTGAAGAAGGGTTATTAACATTAGGCATGGTAGCAATTAGCGATGAAGGCCAATTGATTGGCTATATCGGTTTTACACCTGTTGATATTGACGGAAAAGATTGCCAGTGGGTAGGACTTGCACCACTTGCTGTTGCACCTGATTTCCAAAACCAAGGTATTGGACGTCAACTGATTAATGAAGGGCTAGATAGCCTAAATGAATTTGGTTACGGTGCAGTTGTTGTGTTGGGGGAGCCTGAGTATTATCAAAAATCCGGTTTTATCCCAGCTAAGTCACAGGGCTTACATTGCAAATGGCCTGATACAGAAGAGGCTTTTCAGCTTTATGCGTTAGAAAATGGCAATGTTGATGACATCCATGGCTTAGTTAACTATTCACCATTGTTTGACCAATTTAGCTAA
- a CDS encoding GIY-YIG nuclease family protein has product MTETMWSLYIVRNRLGSLYTGITTNVERRFQQHQNGTGAKALKGKGPLLLEFYCQVGNRQRASQLEYQLKQLKKTQKEKLIIDQPSDIALYLIQDK; this is encoded by the coding sequence ATGACGGAGACAATGTGGTCACTCTATATTGTTAGAAATCGTCTCGGTTCTCTTTATACTGGGATCACGACAAATGTTGAGAGACGTTTTCAACAACATCAGAATGGAACGGGTGCTAAAGCACTAAAAGGTAAAGGCCCTTTATTACTGGAATTTTATTGTCAGGTAGGGAATAGGCAACGAGCTTCTCAACTTGAATACCAATTAAAGCAGCTAAAAAAGACACAAAAAGAAAAGCTGATCATTGACCAGCCTTCAGACATTGCACTGTATTTAATACAGGATAAATAA
- a CDS encoding YdgH/BhsA/McbA-like domain containing protein, with protein MKKSTLIAATLALSAISFGSIASDSVSKSPSVNGEYITITGSDTLDGLTTKIAQIAKDEGAKGFKVVGATGDDYLTVNAEIYR; from the coding sequence ATGAAAAAATCTACATTAATCGCTGCTACATTAGCTTTAAGTGCTATTTCATTCGGTTCAATCGCATCTGATAGCGTATCAAAAAGTCCTTCGGTGAATGGTGAGTATATCACAATCACTGGTAGCGATACTTTAGATGGTTTAACAACTAAGATTGCCCAAATTGCAAAAGATGAAGGTGCAAAAGGCTTTAAAGTTGTTGGCGCTACAGGTGATGATTACCTCACTGTAAATGCTGAAATTTATCGTTAA
- a CDS encoding YhbP family protein: MFSLDSIKIIKQYIRGNHVFTLCTTSSLGDVWCANCFYWFDESQMKLIFLSEKKTRHAQMMQENLLVAGSISTQEIAVSDLQGIQFTGSVSLLTGKDDINARKHYCLRFPVALAAIHVPLWELQLQEVKMVNNQLGFGTKLYWQRD, encoded by the coding sequence ATGTTTTCTCTAGATTCGATCAAAATAATTAAACAATATATACGTGGCAACCATGTATTTACCTTATGTACAACAAGTTCATTGGGTGATGTTTGGTGTGCTAATTGTTTTTATTGGTTTGATGAAAGTCAGATGAAGCTTATTTTTCTTTCTGAAAAGAAAACACGTCATGCTCAAATGATGCAGGAAAATTTATTAGTTGCCGGAAGTATCAGTACACAAGAAATTGCTGTATCAGATTTACAGGGTATTCAATTCACGGGGTCTGTTTCTTTACTGACTGGTAAGGATGACATCAACGCAAGAAAACATTATTGTTTACGTTTTCCTGTCGCATTAGCCGCCATCCATGTGCCTTTATGGGAGCTACAATTGCAAGAAGTTAAGATGGTGAATAATCAATTAGGTTTTGGTACTAAGCTCTATTGGCAACGTGATTAA
- the nrdG gene encoding anaerobic ribonucleoside-triphosphate reductase-activating protein: MNYHQYYPVDVVNGPGTRCTLFVAGCIHQCRGCYNKSTWSLTSGKPFTQEVEDQIIADLQDDRIKRQGLSLSGGDPLHPQNLSAILKLVKRVKTECPEKDIWVWTGYLLADLTPEQQEVVNFINVLIDGKFVQELYDPALLWRGSSNQVIHKLK, translated from the coding sequence GTGAATTACCATCAATATTACCCTGTTGATGTGGTAAATGGCCCCGGTACTCGTTGCACCCTGTTTGTTGCAGGGTGCATACACCAATGCCGAGGATGCTATAACAAATCAACCTGGTCATTAACTTCAGGCAAGCCGTTTACACAAGAAGTGGAAGATCAGATCATTGCTGATCTCCAAGACGACCGTATTAAACGACAAGGATTATCACTTTCAGGTGGCGATCCGCTACACCCTCAAAATCTTTCTGCTATATTAAAATTGGTAAAACGCGTTAAAACGGAATGCCCTGAGAAAGATATTTGGGTTTGGACTGGCTACTTACTGGCTGACTTAACCCCAGAGCAGCAAGAAGTCGTTAACTTTATTAACGTACTGATTGATGGGAAGTTCGTACAAGAACTTTATGATCCCGCATTACTGTGGCGTGGTAGTAGTAATCAGGTGATCCATAAATTGAAGTAA